The following proteins are co-located in the Neomonachus schauinslandi chromosome 8, ASM220157v2, whole genome shotgun sequence genome:
- the LOC110583550 gene encoding Rieske domain-containing protein, whose translation MDLDGSEQDPEMKEYSSVYVGREEDIKKSERMTAVVHDREVVIFYHKGEYHAMDIRCYHSGGPLHLGDIEDFDGRPCIVCPWHKYKITLATGEGLYQSINPRDPSAKPKWCSKGVKQRIHTVTVDNGNIYVTLSNESFKCDSDFYATGDFKVIRSSF comes from the coding sequence ATGGATCTTGATGGCTCTGAACAAGATCCTGAAATGAAGGAATATTCTTCTGTCTATGTTGGCAGAGAAGAGGacattaaaaaatctgaaagaatgacAGCTGTTGTCCATGATAGAGAAGTGGTCATTTTCTACCACAAAGGAGAATATCATGCTATGGATATTCGCTGTTACCACTCAGGAGGACCTTTACATTTGGGAGAtattgaggattttgatggacgaCCATGTATAGTTTGCCCCTGGCATAAATACAAAATTACCTTGGCAACAGGAGAAGGACTGTATCAGTCTATAAACCCTAGAGATCCATCAGCAAAACCCAAGTGGTGCTCCAAAGGAGTAAAGCAGAGGATTCATACAGTGACGGTGGACAATGGGAATATTTATGTGACTCTTTCTAATGAATCTTTTAAGTGTGACTCTGATTTTTATGCCACTGGAGACTTCAAAGTAATTCGGAGTTCTTTCTGA